A single window of Malus sylvestris chromosome 5, drMalSylv7.2, whole genome shotgun sequence DNA harbors:
- the LOC126622652 gene encoding uncharacterized protein LOC126622652, giving the protein MDKETDFIPTHFNLKFLAKFGDTTTVDKRFKHFFPKDFGSQQYLIEEAKPKESGSSNLQLLDDESEQDEEMEEIVPHAEEEIGLSYLDQKKSLGIHRNEKVTFDVIDSCEGTLHNLFSDGAIEMTMVPKEGGSLRVNKENSEVVEQVQIMAIEENKKLLKYSKSKSNEDACWGLEGINWCSISVIGVAWLERSFEEAEVQKAVFDCGRDKSPGLDGSFMQMFQSNWDILKVYILKVMEEFFEKGIINAVINETYICLILKKLDSVKLRDYKRS; this is encoded by the exons ATGGATAAGGAAACCGACTTCATTCCAACTcattttaatttgaaatttcttgCGAAATTTGGAGACACCACTACTGTTGACAAAAGATTTAAACATTTCTTTCCAAAAGACTTTGGGTCGCAACAGTACCTCATCGAGGAAGCTAAGCCAAAGGAAAGTGGTTCATCCAATCTCCAACTCTTAGACGACGAATCTGAACAAGATGAAGAAATGGAGGAGATT GTCCCGCATGCAGAGGAAGAAATTGGTCTCAGCTATCTGGATCAGAAGAAGAGCTTGGGGATTCATCGAAATGAAAAGGTAACTTTTGATGTTATTGATAGCTGTGAAGGTACACTTCACAATCTCTTTTCCGATGGAGCCATAGAAATGACCATGGTGCCCAAAGAAGGGGGTTCTCTACGAGTAAACAAAGAAAACTCAGAGGTAGTGGAACAAGTTCAAATTATGGCAATTGAAGAGAATAAGAAGTTGCTAAAATATAGTAAGAGCAAAAG CAATGAAGATGCGTGTTGGGGGCTAGAAGGAATTAATTGGTGCTCAATAAGTGTTATTGGGGTAGCTTGGCTTGAAAGGTCGTTCGAGGAAGCCGAAGTTCAAAAAGCAGTATTTGATTGCGGAAGAGATAAGTCCCCAGGCCTGGACGGTTCCTTTATGCAAATGTTTCAAAGTAATTGGGATATTTTGAAGGTTTATATCTTGAAAGTGATGGAGGAATTTTTCGAGAAAGGAATTATAAATGCAGTGATAAACGAAACTTATATTTGCTTAATTCTGAAAAAGTTAGATTCTGTGAAATTGAGGGACTACAAGCGTAGTTAA
- the LOC126622650 gene encoding uncharacterized protein LOC126622650 gives MINGRPRGIFKASKGLRQGDLLSPFLFTLAVDVLSRLFEKAQENHLIKGLCIGQDNVEISNLQFADDTNFFLAGPEEGWNNLLELLHLFGMVSDLKINKAKCSLVGINSDYEKITRLASSWGCEVGSWPMRYLGLPLGGRPKTIKFWDPIVLVETNITGLWKTSFALVCLISITLLPSSHAQDSPQDYLNAHNAARAQVGVAPLSWDTNLANYAQRYANSRIGDCNLVHFGGPYNENIAKSTGDLSGTAAVNLFVSEKADYNYNSNTCAAGKVCGHYTQVVWRSSTRLGCTKVWCNNGGTFIGCNYDPRGNYAGQSE, from the exons ATGATCAATGGGAGACCTAGGGGAATATTCAAAGCTTCAAAAGGTTTAAGACAAGGAGACCTACTGTCACCTTTTCTGTTCACCCTAGCAGTAGACGTGTTGAGTAGATTGTTCGAGAAGGCACAAGAAAATCACTTGATCAAAGGGTTGTGCATTGGGCAAGATAATGTggagatctctaaccttcaattCGCGGATGACACCAACTTCTTCTTGGCAGGGCCAGAGGAGGGTTGGAACAATTTATTAGAATTGCTGCATCTTTTTGGCATGGTTTCAGATTTGAAGATTAACAAAGCAAAGTGTTCCTTGGTGGGAATTAACTCTGATTATGAGAAAATCACAAGGTTGGCAAGTTCTTGGGGTTGTGAGGTGGGAAGCTGGCCAATGAGGTATCTGGGTCTTCCTCTCGGGGGAAGGCCAAAAACTATTAAATTCTGGGACCCCATTG TGTTAGTAGAAACCAATATTACGGGGTTGTGGAAGACTTCATTTGCCTTGGTTTGTCTCATAAGCATAACCCTACTCCCATCCTCTCATGCCCAAGACTCACCACAAGACTACCTCAATGCCCACAACGCCGCTCGAGCGCAGGTGGGCGTTGCTCCCTTGTCATGGGATACTAACTTAGCCAATTATGCACAAAGATACGCTAACTCCCGCATCGGTGACTGCAATCTTGTTCATTTTGGTGGGCCCTACAACGAAAACATAGCAAAGAGCACCGGTGACCTGTCGGGCACTGCAGCCGTGAACTTGTTTGTGAGTGAAAAAGCTGACTATAATTACAACTCTAACACCTGTGCTGCTGGGAAGGTGTGTGGGCATTATACTCAGGTTGTTTGGCGCAGTTCAACCCGTCTAGGGTGCACGAAAGTGTGGTGCAACAATGGAGGCACCTTCATTGGGTGCAACTATGATCCCCGGGGCAACTACGCTGGGCAGAGTGaatga